TTTTCAACTTTATTAAATATTTATAGTGGAATGTTGTTTGGTATCTTGCAAGTAAATAAAATATCAAACATATAGGACTGTTACTTAGGTTGATGGAACCATACCTAGCTTATGGTTTATAAAAAAAACAGTTTAATAATGATTTATACAAATAAAACTGATCTTCAAATCGTGAAGTATTTGGATAGAATTTATAGAATATATGTAAGGAATTAACAAGTCTTCTGTTATTGATTATTGTTATTATGAATATACAAAAAGAAAGGGGAATAAAAGTATGAACTATAAAATTGATATCGTTAATGCACAGACAAACAGTTTAAAGCCACTGGGTGCGGTTATCCATAACGATGCGGGAAGCATGACGCCATTTCAGTATATCGAGTGGTTAAAAGGACGAGATTTAGAATTAGGTTTTGCACATTTTTATATCAATCGGAATGAAAATTATCAAGCGATGGAAACAAATCGTGTTGCATGGCACTGTGGAAATTCATGGGGGAATGGAAATTTATTGAGCTACGAAGTATGCGAAAGTTTTTCAGCATCTGATACTGATTTTTTAGCAAATGAAGAAGCTGTTTTTCAACAAGTAGCAAAAGATTTCAAACTGTATGCTATTACACCCAATAGAGATACTGTCCGACTTCATAAAGAATTCTTTAATACTGCATGTCCGCATCGTTCTTGGGATTTACATGGAAAAGAGTTAAATGCAGTTAAAGATTATTTTATTTCTAGAGTAGCTCATTATATGGGGTTAATTAAGCCAGAAACTATTATTCCGGTTGGTGGAATTTCAGTGGGAACCAATATTTATGCGAATTTTGGTTCATTAGTAGATTCATCAGTAAAACCGTCTCCAGGCCCAATTGGACCAGTTAATTCAGCTTGGGTAACTGATTTTATACCTGGTCGACCATCACCGTATGAGATTTCTAGAGATGGAAAAGTAGCGGGTTATACTGCTCGAGCGAATATCTCTCGAGTAAATCAATTACCTGCTAACTCAATTCCAGAAGGAAGTAATGTTACTTGTTATAGAAATTCAGTATCAGCTGATCGTACACCATTAAATCCAACGGGCTATCAAACCTACTGGGTCGCACAGTATCTAGATGGAGGCAAAAAAGCGCCTTACCGTTTAGTGAAAAATGGAATGACAGCTGGGTTTGCAGATCGTGACAATATCCAGTTAGTTAACTAAAAAAAGAGGCTGGGACAAAACTCTCTTCTAAACTAAAAATAGTGGTCCACTAGTTTTCCTAGTGGACCACTATTTTTAGTTACACAAAAACGGCACTTCCTGTTAATATTAAAGTGACTAAACCAAAAGGGAGTGCTGTTGATGTATCAAAATTATACCATGAACCAATTTATTCTACCATTAAATTTAGAGATGAACATTCCAGAAACGGATTTTGTTCGTGCTGTGAATGTGGTTAGTTGAATTCGTACATATATCAACTAGAAACAAAAACTGGAGGGCTCGGTATCATCCCTAAACTGATGCTTAAGGTTCTTTTATATTCCTATACTCAAAATCAATTTCCAGGTCGCAAAATCGAACGAATGATGACCGATAGTATTCGGATGATGTGGTTGGCTCATCATGAAGTTGTGAGTTACTGTAGGTTGAACCGTCTTCGAGCCACTCCTCATACCGCTGCTCTCTTTCAAGAATGCTTTAATTTCGTTCTCAACTCGCTCAAGCAGATTTAATCAACAATCATGCCATTTATATTAATGGCACAAAAATTGAAGCCAATGCGAAAAGTAAAAAAGCTCTGAATTAAAGAAAAAACGATGAACCTTAAAGAGATTCAATCGGAAAATCAAAGAAGATTATTTACCTAGAAAACAGAATTATATGGATTTTTTAGAGCCCTCTCAAAACTGAAATAGCTACTCGGAAATCGATCACGACGCAACCTTTATGCGAATGAGGGATGACTACATTAAAAATGGTCAATTAAAACTAAGCTACAACTTACAAATTACGACCGAAAACCAATTTACTTTTCCCTATGAAAAATTTTAAAAAATGGTTTGTTACTGAAACATTATGCTGTAATTGTAAAACGCATGTATTTTATAATTAGTTTGTAACTTATTTGTATTTAATTAAGAGCCTTTTTAACTAAGTCAGATGCTATTCTTAATGTGTTGAATGAGCGGCTAGCTATTAGATACGATAGCTGGATATCATTTAATAAAAATAATAAGGAGGTAGTAAAATGGCAAATGTAGAAGCAGTAATTAATTGGTTTCAGGCAAGAAAAGGAAAGGTAAGTTATTCAATGACTAACCGACTCGGACCCAATAGTTATGATTGTAGTTCGGCAGTATTTTTTTCACTAATTGAGGGTGGATTTTTACCTCAAGGAACAGGAATCGGAAATACTGAAAGTTTATACCAGTTAGAAGGATCATTATTAACTGAAATTAGTCGTTCTCAAGTCCAACGAGGAGATATTTTTGTTGCCGGAGCTAAAGGTGGAAGCGGTGGAGCCAATGGACACACAGGAGTATTTGTGAACAATGCAAGTATTATTCATTGTACAGGTGGTCGAGGGATTGTAGAAACTGTAGCAGAAGGTTGGATGGGCGGTCCGCCAGTTTATTTTTATCGCTTAAAAGGAAATACAACAAATCCACCAACTGGAACAGCAAGACTAGATCAACAATACGGGATTGATATTTTTAATATTACTCAAGCTAAAGCAGTGGAAATGGTGCCTAAACTACAAGAAACTTTTGCACTTACTTTTTTAAGTGACATTGTTAGTATTGTTCAATCTAATAATGCTTATGAAATTAAAGTAGTAGCATTGACGAAACCACAAGCGGTTAAATATGTACCAGTAATTCAACGTTTAGTTGCTGGAACTGTACCAAATTATAATTTGATGGATACCTTTGGAGTTCCTCAAAGCAATGGATCTTTTTGGATTCGAGCTATCAATATTCGAACAGCGAATGAAGCGAACAAATTAATTCCTTTAATTAGACGAACAGTAGCTTTAGATTTAATGGGACCTTTTGTATTTGGAACAACCATTGATGGCAAGCAAGGAATTCGAATGAAACACCTTTCGAAGAATGAAGCTGAAATTATTCAGCAACAAATAGTAAAAAAATGGCCAGAATTAGATATGCATACTCGAATTGAATTTGGAAAATAAGCAAAGAGTTCAACTTATTTTAAGTGAAAGAATCAACTAATAAAAAACTGTTAAATCAATAGATTTAACAGTTTTTATTAGTTAAATACAAAATTAGCTTAAACGTGAAATAATTCAAGCTGTCTCCCAATTTATTTTAAAATTATGGTATGATAGCAGTAGATGAGGAAGCTTAGGTTAAGAAGGAGGAATTCCTGTGAATTTTGAACAAAAATTCAGCCAGCAACAAAAACAAGTTCAGAAAATGGCTATGACCCAACAACTGCAACAATCTATCCAAATGCTACAATATAATGCAGATGAGTTGATTAGTTTTTTAGAACAGAAAGCTTTAGAAAATCCGTTGATAGAAGTAACTGTTGAAAGAGATTTTGCTGAGGAAGCTGCACTTTATCCAATTCAAAAAACAAACTATCAAAATAGCTCTGGTCAAGATGAACAGAATTATTTAAATCAAGTTCCAGATACCAGCACATCCCTATTTGAATTCCTACTAGAACAAATTCATTTAACTATGCGTGATACATATTTACGCGAGCTCGTGCTACTTTTAACCGAAAATATTGATGATAACGGCTATCTGAAAATTGATTTAGTTGAAGTTGCCAAGTCAGTTGGGGCAGAAGAAATCCAGATGCTTGATGCTCTAACGTTGTTACAACAATTGGACCCACCAGGTGTAGGTGCGAGAAATCTACAAGAGTGTTTAATGCTCCAAATCGAAAGAGACGACCGTGCTCCGAATATGGCTTACGTTATTATGGAAGAAGAGTTTGAAAATTTTGCTAATCGCAAATGGAAAGAAATTACAAAAAAATTTGATGTTAGCTTAGCTGAGATTCAAGAAATATCAGATTATGTTCAGACGTTAACTCCTCGCCCTGGAGCAGTTTATGATGGCACAAGAGAACAGTACATTCGACCTGACTTAGTTGTGAGAATTGAGAATGAAAGTATTAAAGTCTTGTCAACAAAAACGGGTCTACCAGTTGTAAACTTCCAGAAAGAGTATTATCAAGAGATGTCTCAGTTTAAGGATAAAGATGTTACGCATTTTATGAAAGAGAAATATAATGAGTATGAATGGATTAAAAGGAGTATTATGCAACGTGGTGAAACGATTGTTAAGGTAGGAACAGCAATTGTTGAACGTCAAAAAGAATTTTTTATTAATCCAGAGCATCCAATCAAATCCCTAACTCTAAAAGAAATTTCAGAAAAATTAGGCATTCATGAATCGACGGTTAGTCGTTCTGTTAATGGCAAATACTTGGAAACTAGTTTTGGAATTTTTGAACTGAAAAGTTTCTTTACGAATTCATTAGGTAACCAAAATGATGGGACAGAGACTGAAGAAGATATTTCTGGAGATAGCGTTAGAAAGAAACTGCTTGTAATTATTGAAGAAGAGGATAAAGGAAAGCCTTTATCTGATCAAAAAATTGTTGAATTAATGAAAGCAGATGGAATCGATGTATCACGTCGCACGATTGCAAAGTACCGAGATATATTGGCGATTCCGTCATCATCTAAGAGAAAACGATTTGATTAGAGTTATAAAGTTGAAAGAGTGGGTCGTTTCGAGACCTACTCTTTTTATTTTATTTTAAAAGAAAAAGGTTGTTTCATGAAACGAAACAGCTGTTTCACACCTTAATCTTAATTTGAGTCTTTTTTTTAAGTGAAGGATGACACATGCTAGTCACAAAATATAAAGAACAATCTTAAGTAAATATTTATAAACATTTTAGTTGAAAGATAAGGGGAAAACTGTTAAAATGAATTGGTAAGAGATGAGAGCAGTGGATAATTACTGTGTAGAAATAATAACAAGTAGATTGAAGAATCAGATAGATGTTGTTGTTTTAATAGAATCTCTTCTTTTTTTAGTCACTTAGGGTCGCTAAACGACTTACATGGTCGTTGTGTGACCAACGAAGGAAGAGGCAATCATATGCAGGATGTATTATCTATTATTGAAAAAGTAGCACCTGATATCATGGATACTTTGCGAGAGCGGTACCAAATTTTGCGGAATATTTATTTGCTGGGTCCAGTTGGAAGACGGGTTCTTGCTAGTAAAATGGATGTGACTGAGCGTGTTTTGCGCACGGAAACAGATTTTCTAAAAAAAAGAAATATTATTACAAGTTCAAAAGTCGGCATGGAGCTATCAGCTTCTGGTGAGGTCCTTTACCATGAATTAGATAAAGTCATGGGTCAGCTTTTGGGAATGCGCGAAAAAGAAAATCAGTTAGCAACTTACTTTCAAATCGAACATTGTATCATTGCAAGTGGTGACAGTGATGAGCAACAAAAAGTGATGGATGAATTGGGTCGAGCAACAATGGAGTCTTTAAACTACTTATTACCAGAAGGCGATAATATTATTGCGGTAATGGGTGGGACGACAATGGCCGAAGTTGCAGATCATATGACAACGATTCTATCGAATAAACGTCATCTTGTATTTGTACCAG
This Carnobacterium maltaromaticum DSM 20342 DNA region includes the following protein-coding sequences:
- a CDS encoding peptidoglycan recognition protein family protein, with translation MNYKIDIVNAQTNSLKPLGAVIHNDAGSMTPFQYIEWLKGRDLELGFAHFYINRNENYQAMETNRVAWHCGNSWGNGNLLSYEVCESFSASDTDFLANEEAVFQQVAKDFKLYAITPNRDTVRLHKEFFNTACPHRSWDLHGKELNAVKDYFISRVAHYMGLIKPETIIPVGGISVGTNIYANFGSLVDSSVKPSPGPIGPVNSAWVTDFIPGRPSPYEISRDGKVAGYTARANISRVNQLPANSIPEGSNVTCYRNSVSADRTPLNPTGYQTYWVAQYLDGGKKAPYRLVKNGMTAGFADRDNIQLVN
- a CDS encoding transposase, which produces MLKVLLYSYTQNQFPGRKIERMMTDSIRMMWLAHHEVVSYCRLNRLRATPHTAALFQECFNFVLNSLKQI
- a CDS encoding peptidoglycan amidohydrolase family protein, coding for MANVEAVINWFQARKGKVSYSMTNRLGPNSYDCSSAVFFSLIEGGFLPQGTGIGNTESLYQLEGSLLTEISRSQVQRGDIFVAGAKGGSGGANGHTGVFVNNASIIHCTGGRGIVETVAEGWMGGPPVYFYRLKGNTTNPPTGTARLDQQYGIDIFNITQAKAVEMVPKLQETFALTFLSDIVSIVQSNNAYEIKVVALTKPQAVKYVPVIQRLVAGTVPNYNLMDTFGVPQSNGSFWIRAINIRTANEANKLIPLIRRTVALDLMGPFVFGTTIDGKQGIRMKHLSKNEAEIIQQQIVKKWPELDMHTRIEFGK
- the rpoN gene encoding RNA polymerase factor sigma-54; amino-acid sequence: MNFEQKFSQQQKQVQKMAMTQQLQQSIQMLQYNADELISFLEQKALENPLIEVTVERDFAEEAALYPIQKTNYQNSSGQDEQNYLNQVPDTSTSLFEFLLEQIHLTMRDTYLRELVLLLTENIDDNGYLKIDLVEVAKSVGAEEIQMLDALTLLQQLDPPGVGARNLQECLMLQIERDDRAPNMAYVIMEEEFENFANRKWKEITKKFDVSLAEIQEISDYVQTLTPRPGAVYDGTREQYIRPDLVVRIENESIKVLSTKTGLPVVNFQKEYYQEMSQFKDKDVTHFMKEKYNEYEWIKRSIMQRGETIVKVGTAIVERQKEFFINPEHPIKSLTLKEISEKLGIHESTVSRSVNGKYLETSFGIFELKSFFTNSLGNQNDGTETEEDISGDSVRKKLLVIIEEEDKGKPLSDQKIVELMKADGIDVSRRTIAKYRDILAIPSSSKRKRFD
- a CDS encoding sugar-binding transcriptional regulator; this translates as MQDVLSIIEKVAPDIMDTLRERYQILRNIYLLGPVGRRVLASKMDVTERVLRTETDFLKKRNIITSSKVGMELSASGEVLYHELDKVMGQLLGMREKENQLATYFQIEHCIIASGDSDEQQKVMDELGRATMESLNYLLPEGDNIIAVMGGTTMAEVADHMTTILSNKRHLVFVPARGGLGEAVSIQANSVSAQMAKKTGGENRVLYVPEQVSEETYKPLLQEPAVYNTLKMVDKANCVLHSIGDARLMAERRGMSSDVLALIEKEAAVGEAFGYFFNETGKVVYKIPRIGLQLKDLARVPCVLAIAGGKSKAKAIEAYMKNAPNQTWLITDEGAANQILKGVTL